A window of the Acidovorax sp. YS12 genome harbors these coding sequences:
- a CDS encoding propionate--CoA ligase translates to MPHYADFHRRSIDERDAFWAEQARLIDWQTPPQQVCDYSNPPFAKWFVGGTTNLCHNAVDRHLAARGQQNALVAISTETNTERAYSYAELHQEVQRMAACLQALGVKQGDRVLIYMPMIAEAAFAMLACTRIGAIHSVVFGGFASSSLATRIEDAQPVVIVSADAGSRGGKVVPYKPLLDDAIELSAHKPAAVLMVDRGLAPANLRGGRDYDWATLRASHMDTQVPCAWVESTQPSYTLYTSGTTGKPKGVQRDTGGYTVALASSMRHIFQADPGDTYFCTSDIGWVVGHSYIIYGPLIAGMTTILYEGLPVRPDAGIWWSIVEKYKVTHMFSAPTAVRVLKKQDPAYLSKHDISSLKALWLAGEPLDEPTATWISGALNVPIIDNYWQTETGWPILTLCNGVEQQASRFGSPGKAVYGYNVKLIDEATGEELTAPNQKGVVAIEGPLPPGCLQTVWRDDDRFVNTYWKSIPGRLVYSTFDWGIRDADGYYFILGRTDDVINVAGHRLGTREIEECISSHANIAEVAVVGVADQLKGQVALAFAVPRNATGLETPEARAALEAEVMKVVDGQLGAVARPARVHFVTVLPKTRSGKLLRRALQAVAERRDPGDLTTMEDPAALQQIKDLIS, encoded by the coding sequence CCGAGCAGGCCCGCCTGATCGACTGGCAGACGCCGCCGCAGCAGGTCTGCGACTACAGCAACCCGCCGTTCGCCAAGTGGTTCGTCGGCGGCACCACCAACCTGTGCCACAACGCCGTGGACCGCCACCTGGCCGCGCGCGGCCAGCAGAACGCGCTGGTGGCCATCTCCACCGAAACCAACACCGAGCGCGCCTACAGCTACGCCGAGCTGCACCAGGAAGTGCAGCGCATGGCCGCCTGCCTGCAGGCGCTGGGCGTGAAGCAGGGCGACCGCGTGCTGATCTACATGCCGATGATCGCCGAGGCCGCGTTCGCCATGCTGGCCTGCACGCGCATCGGCGCCATCCATTCGGTGGTGTTCGGCGGCTTTGCCTCGTCGTCGCTGGCCACGCGCATCGAGGACGCGCAGCCGGTAGTCATCGTCAGCGCCGACGCCGGCTCGCGCGGCGGCAAGGTGGTGCCCTACAAGCCGCTGCTCGACGACGCCATCGAGCTGTCGGCGCACAAGCCCGCCGCCGTGCTGATGGTGGACCGGGGCCTGGCCCCGGCCAACCTGCGCGGCGGGCGCGATTACGACTGGGCCACCCTGCGCGCCTCGCACATGGACACGCAGGTGCCCTGCGCGTGGGTCGAGTCCACCCAGCCCAGCTACACGCTGTACACCAGCGGCACCACCGGCAAGCCCAAGGGCGTGCAGCGCGACACCGGCGGCTACACCGTGGCGCTGGCGTCGAGCATGCGCCACATCTTCCAGGCGGACCCGGGCGACACCTATTTCTGCACCAGCGATATCGGCTGGGTGGTGGGCCACAGCTACATCATCTACGGCCCGCTGATCGCCGGCATGACCACCATCCTCTACGAGGGCCTGCCGGTCCGGCCCGACGCCGGCATCTGGTGGAGCATCGTGGAGAAGTACAAGGTCACGCACATGTTCTCGGCGCCCACGGCGGTGCGCGTGCTGAAGAAGCAGGACCCGGCGTACCTGAGCAAGCACGACATCAGCAGCCTCAAGGCGCTGTGGCTGGCGGGCGAGCCGCTGGACGAACCCACGGCCACCTGGATCAGCGGCGCGCTGAACGTGCCCATCATCGACAACTACTGGCAGACCGAGACCGGCTGGCCCATCCTCACGCTGTGCAATGGCGTGGAGCAGCAGGCCTCGCGCTTCGGCAGCCCGGGCAAGGCGGTGTACGGCTACAACGTCAAGCTGATCGACGAAGCCACGGGCGAGGAGCTGACGGCGCCGAACCAGAAGGGCGTGGTCGCCATCGAGGGCCCGCTGCCCCCCGGCTGCCTGCAGACCGTGTGGCGCGACGACGACCGCTTCGTCAACACCTACTGGAAGAGCATTCCGGGCCGCCTGGTCTACAGCACCTTCGACTGGGGTATCCGCGATGCCGACGGCTACTACTTCATCCTGGGCCGCACCGACGACGTGATCAACGTCGCCGGCCACCGCCTGGGCACGCGCGAGATCGAGGAATGCATCTCCTCGCACGCCAACATCGCCGAAGTGGCGGTGGTGGGCGTGGCCGACCAGCTCAAGGGCCAGGTGGCGCTGGCCTTCGCCGTGCCGCGCAACGCCACCGGCCTGGAAACGCCCGAGGCGCGCGCCGCGCTGGAGGCCGAGGTCATGAAGGTGGTGGACGGCCAGCTCGGCGCCGTGGCGCGCCCGGCGCGCGTGCACTTCGTCACCGTGTTGCCCAAGACGCGCAGCGGCAAGCTGCTGCGCCGCGCCCTGCAGGCCGTGGCCGAGCGCCGCGACCCGGGCGACCTGACCACCATGGAAGACCCGGCCGCGCTGCAGCAGATCAAGGACCTGATCAGCTGA